A region of the Desulfuribacillus alkaliarsenatis genome:
TATGGAGCTAATAATTGAGACTACCTTTGCGTTTTTAGCCGCAGCAGGCTTTTCAATATTATTTCAGGCTCCGAGATCCTGTGTTCTTAGTACAGGATTCGTTGGCACCTTAGGCTGGATTGTCTTTAGACTCTTGAGTATGCTGGAGGTACCGCACGTATTAACGGTATTCTTTGCTTCTATCACAGTAGCGACGGCATGTGAGATTATGGCAAGAAGACATAAGGTGCCAGTGACGGTATTTGCTATTTCTGGGATTGTGCCCTTAGTTCCAGGTAGCTTAGCGTATTCGACAATGTATAGCCTTGCAGAAGGAGACTACTTCCGCGGACTAGAATTAGGCACTAAAACATTCTTAGCTGCTGGTGCTATTGCTGCTGGGCTAGTGTTTGTTGGATCACTTGTACGGGCTATTAAATATCGAGGTGAGAAGCATGGAGCAAAATCTGTTATCCACCATCAGAAATAACATACTAGAATTAAAAGACAAAACACTTATAGTAGGTGTTTCCGGTGGGCCAGATTCTATAGCATTACTTGATTGTTTGGCTCGACTTCGCACAGAATTAAACTTAACCTGTATAGTAGCACATTTAGAGCATGGCTTTCGCGGACAGGTTAGCAAAGACGACGCTGCGTATGTACAGCGCTTTGCTGAAGAAAGAGAACTAATATTTCGAATGAAAGCAGTAAACATGCCAAAAATTGTCCAAGAAGAGCATGGATCAGCTCAGGAATTAGCACGGGAGCAACGCTATCAATGGTTTACTGAATTATCCGAGGAATACAAAACTCCCTACATTGTGCTTGGACATCACCAAGATGATCAAATAGAAACTGTTCTTATGCGTATAATTCGAGGAACTTCTCCTGCAGGACTAGCGGGCATAGAAGGAAGAACAAAACGAGATAGAATAATAATTATAAGACCGTTGCTAAATATAGAAAAACAGCAGCTTGAAGAGTATTGCGTGAGTGCTGGGATTACACCTAGGCTGGATGCGTCAAATGCCGACAACCATTATTTGCGAAATAAAATCAGGAATTGTTTACTACCACAATTAACTAAAGAATATAATGATAATACTAAGCAAGCATTATTGAATCTGTCAGACTTAGCAAGGGAAGATGATTTATATTTTCAGAAAATAGCTGAAAAAGAAGTTAAGAACGTACTTGTAAATGTAATTGCAAATGAACAGTATCATTTAAACCGTTACAAAATGGTAAATATGCATATTGCTTTACAAAGGCGAGTACTTCTACTAATATTATATTATCTTAAAAAGGAAACACGCTTTCAAAAAAAGCATATAGATAGTATCATCGCTTGGATAACGGCTAAAGAATCAGGGGGCTTAATGCAGCTGCCTGCAGGTATATTAGTTAGTCGTGAAGCAGAATCAATAATTATCTATAAAGAGCGGGAAGAATTAACTCCGTTAAAAATGCAAAAACTTAACTTAGGAAAAAATCTTCTTTCAAATGGAAGCATAATAGAGCTAGCTGTTAGCATATGCGAGTCAGGTAATCGCTACAAAAATACTGTTAATACAGTGTATTTCGATAAAAACGAGCTGCCTGCAGGCTCACTTTTCTGCAGAAGTAGAAAAGACGGCGATCGGATGACAATTTTCGGTATGAATGGCAGCAAAAAAGTAAAGGACATTTTAATTGATGCTAAGGTTCCGTCATATGAACGCGAACAGATTCCAGTCGTGGTCAGTGAAGACGAAATTCTTTGGTTAGCAGGTGTTAGAAGAAGTAATGTTGCGCCTGTGACTTCAAAGACTAAGGAAGTAGTAATGATTCAATACATAGACAACTAGTTTTGAGGAGGCAATTATGCACAACGACGTTTTGGAGGTATTACTTACAGAAGAACAAATTCAACAAAAGACAGCAGAGCTAGGAAGGTTAATAAGTGAAGATTATAAGGACAAAAACCCCTTAATCATTTGTGTACTTAAAGGTGCCGTAATGTTTATGGGTGACCTTCTGAAAAAGATAGAGGTACCGCTAGAGATTGATTTTATGGCTGTTTCTTCCTATGGAACCTCAACCGAATCCTCGGGCGTAGTAAGAATTGTCAAGGATTTAGATACAGAGGTTGCAGGCAGACATGTAATCATAGTAGAGGATATAATTGATAGTGGCTTAACATTATCATACCTATGTGACATGCTACATCGCAGAAATTGTGCTTCACTAAAAATTGTTGCATTATTAGATAAGCCGCACAGAAGAAAAGCCGAAATTAATATTGACTATAAAGGATTTGAAATACCAGATGCATTTATAGTAGGATATGGGCTTGATTATGCAGAGAAGTATCGTAACGTTCCGTATATATTTATACCTAAGCCAGAAGTTTATTCAAAAGCTTAGAATAAGTTGCTCGACATAGTAATGCTATGGTAATATAATGTTTGTATGCTTTTTTTGTTTCACATGCGTAAATGAGAGAGGAGGCACCCTATGAACCGTTTTGTCCGCAGCACAGGCTTCTATCTGCTAATTATAGTGCTGACGGTAGGAATAATTAACGTAATTGCTAAGGAAGAGCCCGTAATTGAGGATCTGAAATACTCAGATTTTAGGGAGCATTTATATAAGGACGAAATCTTAGATGTTACGATTATTCCTGACGGATTAGCCTATAGAGCTGAAGGTACACTAGTTGATGGCACAGAGTTTGTAGTATATTTGCCGTGGACTGAGAGGATACCTGAAGAGCTTTTGCAAGTAGTAGATTTTGATGTTCAACCACAAGAAACTCCATCCCCATGGGTAAGCTTACTAATGGGAATGATACCTTTTATTCTAATTCTTGTTCTGTTCTTCTTCTTATTAAACCAGTCACAGGGTGGCGGTAATAAGGTAATGAACTTCGGTAAGAGTAAAGCTAAACTCTATACTGAGGAGAAAAAGAAGGTCACATTTAAAGATGTGGCAGGTGCAGATGAAGAGAAAGCAGAGCTTGAGGAGATAGTAGATTTCCTTAAAGATTCAAGCAAGTTCACAACTGTTGGAGCTAGAATTCCGAAGGGTGTATTATTATACGGACCACCTGGAACTGGTAAGACATTAATTGCCCGTGCAGTTGCTGGTGAAGCTGGAGTACCATTCTATAGCATAAGTGGTTCCGACTTCGTAGAAATGTTTGTCGGAGTTGGTGCTTCCCGCGTTAGGGACTTATTCGATACGGCAAAGAAAAATGCCCCATGTATTATCTTTATTGATGAAATTGATGCCGTTGGTCGTCAGCGTGGTGCTGGACTTGGTGGTGGTCACGATGAGCGTGAACAAACACTTAACCAGTTACTTGTAGAAATGGACGGCTTTGGTGAAAACAGCGGTATTATTATCATGGCGGCAACGAACAGACCTGATATTTTAGACCCTGCATTATTACGTCCTGGACGTTTTGACCGTCAGATTACAATTGGTAAACCTGATGTAAAGGGTAGGGAAGAAATCCTTAAGGTTCATTCACGTAATAAGCCATTAGGCGCAGATATAGAACTAGGCGTTGTTGCTCGACGCACACCAGGATTTACTGGTGCTGATTTAGAGAACCTTCTAAATGAGGCTGCACTTTTGGCCGCTAGAAAGGGAAGGGATAAAATCGCTAGTACAGATGTAGAAGAGGCAATTGACCGTGTAATTGCTGGACCATCAAAGAAGAGCAGAGTAATTAGCGAATTTGAGAAGAAAATCGTTGCCTATCACGAAGCAGGACATACGATTGTTGGTTATTATTTGAAGCATGCTGACGCAGTTCACAAGGTATCAGTAGTTCCTCGTGGAGGTGCGGGCGGTTATACCGTTATGCTACCTAAGGAAGACCGTTACTTCATGACAAGGTCAGAGCTATTAGACCGTATTACTGGATTACTTGCAGGACGTGTAGCAGAAGAAATTGTGCTTAAAGAAGTATCAACAGGTGCACATAATGACTTCCAGCGTGCTACTGAGATTGCCCGTCGTATGGTAACAGAATTCGGTATGAGTAAGCTCGGACCAATGCAGTATGGACGTCACCAGGAACAAGTTTTCTTAGGTAGAGATATTAACACAGAGAAAAACTACAGTGACGTGGTCGCCCATGAGATAGATAACGAAATGCGTGAAATTATCGCTGACTGCTACGAGAGCGCCAAGAAGCTTCTACAAACTAATTACGATAAGCTTGAGCTGATAGCGAAAGGTCTTATGGAAAGAGAAACATTAGAGGCTAATGAGATTGAAATGCTTATTGAAAAAGGCTATCTTGAAGACGAAGAAGGCGTAAGAATTCACATAAACATGAATCCTGATAAAAAGGTTGACAATGAGCTGAAGCATAAGGATTCTAAGAAAAATGCTTCTGAGCAGGAAGCTCCTAAAAAAGAAACATCAGAGCAGGAATCTTCTACTAAGGAAGAACCTAACCAGGAGCCTAGCCAAGCTGGTGAAGACACTCAGGATAATGAAGACTCGAAGAAAAACGAGAAATAACCTGTAGTGGCGAATGATTTAATTAAATTTAAGAATTATATAGAGTATAGAGAAAAGTGGTCCGTAAGGGCTGCTTTTCTCAGTTAATAACTTTTTATTTTTTTATTATGGAAGGAATGTTAATAGTGAAGACAGATATAGAAATTGCACAGGAAGCAGTGATACAGCCAATAGTAGATGTTGCAGCTACGATAGGTTTAGAGGAAAACGATATTGAATTACATGGTAAATATAAAGCTAAGCTCTCAATGGATCTATATGAGAAGATTAAAGATAAGCCAAACGGCAAGCTGATATTAGTTACCTCTATAAATCCAACACCTGCAGGTGAAGGTAAATCGACTACAACGGTTGGTCTTGGACAAGCACTTAATAGAATTGGTAAGAAGGCAATAATCGCATTACGTGAACCATCCTTGGGTCCTAGCTTTGGAATTAAGGGCGGCGCAGCTGGTGGGGGCTATTCGCAGGTTATACCAATGGAGGATATAAACCTACATTTTACAGGTGATTTCCATGCAATAACATCAGCTCACAATCTTTTATCAGCAATGTTAGATAACCACTTACATCAAGGAAATGAATTACAGATTGACCCGAGGAAAATCCTTTGGAAACGTGTAATTGACTTAAATGACCGAGCACTACGTAATATTGTAGTTGGTCTTGGTGGACCAGTCCAGGGTGTGCCAAGGGAAGACGGCTTTGATATTACAGTTGCCTCTGAAGTTATGGCAATTCTCTGTCTAGCTGATAACCTAATGGATTTAAAGGAGCGCATAAGCCGTATTGTTGTGGCGTATACATACGACAACCAGCCAGTAACGGCAGCAGACCTTAAAGCAGCTGGAGCTATGGCTTTGCTACTTAAAGACGCAATTAAACCAAACCTGGTACAGACGCTGGAAAATACGCCAGCGATAATCCATGGTGGACCATTTGCTAATATAGCACATGGCTGTAATAGTGTAATGGCAACAAAGATGGCATTGAAGATGTCAGATTATACAGTAACTGAGGCGGGCTTTGGTGCAGACTTAGGGGCAGAGAAGTTTTTCAATATCAAATGTCGCTTAAGTGGGCTTAAGCCTGATGCGACAGTAATTGTTGCTACCGTTCGTGCTTTAAAAATGCATGGAGGAGTAAACAGACAGGAATTAAAAACGGAGAACATAGCTGCTTTAGAACAGGGTTTTGAAAACCTTGCTAAGCATATAGAGAACGTAAAGCAATTTGAAGTCCCATTAGTTGTAGCAATAAATCGGTTCCCGACTGACACCGAAGCAGAATTAGACAAGGTTGCAGAGCTTTGCCGTCTGCATGGTGTGGAAGTGGCCCTATCTGAAGTATGGAGCAAAGGTGGCGAAGGGGGAGTTGAGCTTGCTGAGAAGATAGTTC
Encoded here:
- the hpt gene encoding hypoxanthine phosphoribosyltransferase, whose translation is MHNDVLEVLLTEEQIQQKTAELGRLISEDYKDKNPLIICVLKGAVMFMGDLLKKIEVPLEIDFMAVSSYGTSTESSGVVRIVKDLDTEVAGRHVIIVEDIIDSGLTLSYLCDMLHRRNCASLKIVALLDKPHRRKAEINIDYKGFEIPDAFIVGYGLDYAEKYRNVPYIFIPKPEVYSKA
- a CDS encoding threonine/serine exporter family protein produces the protein MELIIETTFAFLAAAGFSILFQAPRSCVLSTGFVGTLGWIVFRLLSMLEVPHVLTVFFASITVATACEIMARRHKVPVTVFAISGIVPLVPGSLAYSTMYSLAEGDYFRGLELGTKTFLAAGAIAAGLVFVGSLVRAIKYRGEKHGAKSVIHHQK
- the tilS gene encoding tRNA lysidine(34) synthetase TilS; the protein is MEQNLLSTIRNNILELKDKTLIVGVSGGPDSIALLDCLARLRTELNLTCIVAHLEHGFRGQVSKDDAAYVQRFAEERELIFRMKAVNMPKIVQEEHGSAQELAREQRYQWFTELSEEYKTPYIVLGHHQDDQIETVLMRIIRGTSPAGLAGIEGRTKRDRIIIIRPLLNIEKQQLEEYCVSAGITPRLDASNADNHYLRNKIRNCLLPQLTKEYNDNTKQALLNLSDLAREDDLYFQKIAEKEVKNVLVNVIANEQYHLNRYKMVNMHIALQRRVLLLILYYLKKETRFQKKHIDSIIAWITAKESGGLMQLPAGILVSREAESIIIYKEREELTPLKMQKLNLGKNLLSNGSIIELAVSICESGNRYKNTVNTVYFDKNELPAGSLFCRSRKDGDRMTIFGMNGSKKVKDILIDAKVPSYEREQIPVVVSEDEILWLAGVRRSNVAPVTSKTKEVVMIQYIDN
- a CDS encoding formate--tetrahydrofolate ligase, which translates into the protein MKTDIEIAQEAVIQPIVDVAATIGLEENDIELHGKYKAKLSMDLYEKIKDKPNGKLILVTSINPTPAGEGKSTTTVGLGQALNRIGKKAIIALREPSLGPSFGIKGGAAGGGYSQVIPMEDINLHFTGDFHAITSAHNLLSAMLDNHLHQGNELQIDPRKILWKRVIDLNDRALRNIVVGLGGPVQGVPREDGFDITVASEVMAILCLADNLMDLKERISRIVVAYTYDNQPVTAADLKAAGAMALLLKDAIKPNLVQTLENTPAIIHGGPFANIAHGCNSVMATKMALKMSDYTVTEAGFGADLGAEKFFNIKCRLSGLKPDATVIVATVRALKMHGGVNRQELKTENIAALEQGFENLAKHIENVKQFEVPLVVAINRFPTDTEAELDKVAELCRLHGVEVALSEVWSKGGEGGVELAEKIVQLTENRQSYFHTLYSDCLSLKEKIDIIATRIYGADGVDYSPNAKKQIKELEQQGHRRLPICMAKTQSSLSDDPLKIGRPTNFRLNVREIRASIGAGFIVVLTGQMLTMPGLPKVPSAVNMDIDAKGKITGLF
- the ftsH gene encoding ATP-dependent zinc metalloprotease FtsH, which encodes MNRFVRSTGFYLLIIVLTVGIINVIAKEEPVIEDLKYSDFREHLYKDEILDVTIIPDGLAYRAEGTLVDGTEFVVYLPWTERIPEELLQVVDFDVQPQETPSPWVSLLMGMIPFILILVLFFFLLNQSQGGGNKVMNFGKSKAKLYTEEKKKVTFKDVAGADEEKAELEEIVDFLKDSSKFTTVGARIPKGVLLYGPPGTGKTLIARAVAGEAGVPFYSISGSDFVEMFVGVGASRVRDLFDTAKKNAPCIIFIDEIDAVGRQRGAGLGGGHDEREQTLNQLLVEMDGFGENSGIIIMAATNRPDILDPALLRPGRFDRQITIGKPDVKGREEILKVHSRNKPLGADIELGVVARRTPGFTGADLENLLNEAALLAARKGRDKIASTDVEEAIDRVIAGPSKKSRVISEFEKKIVAYHEAGHTIVGYYLKHADAVHKVSVVPRGGAGGYTVMLPKEDRYFMTRSELLDRITGLLAGRVAEEIVLKEVSTGAHNDFQRATEIARRMVTEFGMSKLGPMQYGRHQEQVFLGRDINTEKNYSDVVAHEIDNEMREIIADCYESAKKLLQTNYDKLELIAKGLMERETLEANEIEMLIEKGYLEDEEGVRIHINMNPDKKVDNELKHKDSKKNASEQEAPKKETSEQESSTKEEPNQEPSQAGEDTQDNEDSKKNEK